A genomic region of Pseudochaenichthys georgianus chromosome 12, fPseGeo1.2, whole genome shotgun sequence contains the following coding sequences:
- the LOC117456619 gene encoding kunitz-type serine protease inhibitor PPTI-like, with translation MMEKKPIVFSVLLLLLGCTWTIQADVDEDEVEKPVNTTVDPAHVEDFNPVSKVCKKAPETGPCEAYMERYFYNPSSMTCEIFIYGGCLGNLNNFEDKAKCMSHCRR, from the exons atgaTGGAGAAAAAACCGATTGTGTTTTCtgtgctactgctgctgctggggtGCACGTGGACCATCCAGGCAGACGTTGATGAGGATGAG GTGGAGAAACCTGTGAATACGACTGTGGATCCTGCACACGTGGAAGACTTCAATCCTGTTTCAA AGGTCTGTAAAAAAGCACCAGAAACAGGTCCTTGTGAGGCATACATGGAAAGGTACTTCTACAACCCCTCTTCAATGACCTGTGAGATCTTCATCTATGGAGGGTGTCTGGGCAACCTGAACAACTTTGAAGATAAGGCAAAGTGTATGTCACACTGCAGAAGATGA